From the Bacillus marinisedimentorum genome, one window contains:
- the sspI gene encoding small acid-soluble spore protein SspI, with amino-acid sequence MNFNLRQAIMANITGHDQQQLQATIQDALQSGEEKMLPGLGVLFEVLWQNTDEQDHTEMLEVMESGLKK; translated from the coding sequence ATGAATTTCAATCTAAGACAGGCCATTATGGCAAACATCACTGGACATGATCAGCAGCAGCTTCAAGCAACAATCCAGGATGCTCTTCAAAGCGGAGAAGAGAAAATGCTCCCGGGGCTCGGCGTCCTTTTTGAAGTGCTGTGGCAGAACACGGACGAACAGGACCATACGGAAATGCTTGAGGTAATGGAGTCAGGGCTGAAGAAATAA
- a CDS encoding TrmH family RNA methyltransferase — protein sequence MKRIESPKNPFAKQLKKLHTKKEREKSGTFLIEGWHLVEEAIVSKTGIVQLVISEDESFPAHWDVSGMEIIYASPEVMKSISDMESPQGVAAVCTIEEKQPVQFKKLLFIDGVQDPGNVGTLIRTADAAGLDGVILGKGSADLYNSKVLRSTQGSIFHLPVVRADLQDWIAKVRSNGMTIYGSSLKDASNYREMTAERPYALIVGNEGSGVTPELLAQTDQNLYIPISGKAESLNVTVAAGILLFHLK from the coding sequence TTGAAGCGGATTGAGTCACCAAAAAATCCATTTGCAAAACAACTGAAAAAATTACATACAAAGAAAGAGCGTGAAAAAAGCGGCACGTTTTTAATCGAGGGATGGCACCTTGTAGAAGAGGCGATTGTTTCAAAAACGGGAATTGTTCAGCTGGTTATAAGTGAGGACGAGAGTTTTCCGGCCCATTGGGACGTTTCAGGGATGGAAATCATTTATGCATCACCGGAAGTGATGAAGTCCATCAGTGATATGGAATCGCCGCAGGGAGTTGCCGCCGTATGCACAATCGAAGAAAAACAGCCTGTGCAATTTAAAAAGCTGCTGTTTATTGATGGTGTCCAGGACCCAGGGAATGTCGGCACGCTGATTCGTACGGCTGATGCTGCCGGATTGGACGGAGTCATCCTGGGAAAGGGAAGCGCAGACCTTTATAACAGTAAAGTTCTCCGCTCCACCCAGGGATCTATTTTCCATCTGCCTGTCGTGCGTGCTGATCTGCAGGATTGGATTGCAAAGGTACGTTCAAACGGAATGACGATTTACGGCAGTTCACTGAAGGATGCATCAAATTACAGGGAGATGACCGCTGAACGGCCATATGCCCTTATCGTCGGAAATGAAGGAAGCGGTGTTACCCCGGAACTATTGGCTCAAACGGACCAGAATCTATATATTCCGATTTCAGGAAAGGCGGAATCACTTAACGTGACAGTGGCGGCCGGCATTCTGCTGTTTCATCTGAAATAG
- the pheS gene encoding phenylalanine--tRNA ligase subunit alpha, translating into MEEKLMSLKEEALGKIEKAEELKELQDVRVAYLGKKGPITEVLRGMRKLPAEERPKMGQLANEVRAAITETLESKQDQLKKLEVERKLASEQIDVTLPGRPVKQGNHHPLTAVIEEIEDLFIGMGYSIAEGPEVETDYYNFEALNLPKGHPARDMQDSFYISEELLLRTHTSPVQARTMEKHEGKGPVKIICPGKVYRRDTDDATHSHQFMQIEGLVVDENIRMSDLKGTLEVFAKQMFGENREIRLRPSFFPFTEPSVEVDVSCKMCGGEGCNVCKQTGWIEILGAGMVHPNVLEMAGFDSTKYTGFAFGMGPERIAMLKYGIEDIRHFYTDDLRFLAQFKRA; encoded by the coding sequence ATGGAAGAAAAGCTGATGAGCCTTAAAGAAGAAGCGCTCGGTAAAATTGAGAAGGCAGAGGAATTAAAGGAGCTTCAAGATGTGCGGGTCGCTTATCTTGGAAAAAAGGGACCGATAACAGAAGTTCTGCGCGGTATGAGGAAACTTCCTGCCGAAGAGCGCCCGAAAATGGGGCAGCTTGCCAATGAAGTACGCGCTGCGATCACTGAAACACTCGAAAGCAAGCAGGATCAACTGAAGAAACTTGAGGTCGAAAGAAAGCTCGCATCAGAACAAATCGATGTTACATTGCCGGGACGGCCGGTGAAGCAGGGCAATCATCACCCGCTTACCGCTGTCATAGAGGAAATCGAGGACCTGTTTATCGGTATGGGTTATTCCATCGCTGAAGGTCCTGAAGTAGAAACCGATTATTACAACTTTGAGGCGCTTAACTTGCCGAAGGGACATCCGGCCCGTGACATGCAGGACTCTTTTTACATTTCCGAAGAATTGCTGCTTCGGACACATACCTCGCCGGTACAGGCCCGCACGATGGAAAAGCATGAAGGAAAAGGTCCCGTCAAAATCATTTGTCCGGGTAAGGTTTACCGGAGAGATACAGATGATGCAACACATTCGCATCAGTTCATGCAAATTGAGGGACTTGTCGTAGATGAAAACATCCGGATGAGCGATTTGAAAGGGACCCTTGAAGTGTTTGCGAAACAAATGTTCGGCGAGAATCGCGAAATCCGCCTTCGCCCAAGTTTCTTCCCGTTTACGGAGCCGTCGGTAGAAGTTGATGTTTCCTGCAAAATGTGCGGCGGAGAGGGCTGCAATGTTTGTAAGCAAACAGGCTGGATTGAAATCCTCGGTGCCGGAATGGTGCATCCGAATGTATTGGAAATGGCTGGATTCGATTCCACTAAATATACAGGGTTTGCATTCGGCATGGGGCCTGAGCGGATTGCGATGCTCAAATACGGCATTGAGGACATCCGCCATTTCTATACAGATGATCTCCGTTTCTTAGCACAATTCAAAAGGGCATAA